A genomic window from Tolypothrix sp. PCC 7910 includes:
- the bchE gene encoding magnesium-protoporphyrin IX monomethyl ester anaerobic oxidative cyclase codes for MRIMMIQPNYHSGGAEIAGNWPPSWVPYVGGALKQAGFTDIRFVDAMTDYIPDDVLAEIIAKYQPDVVLATAITPMIYQSQITLKIVKEVCPNAKTIMGGVHPTYMYTEVLTEAPWVDYIIRGEGEEITVNLLRAIANGTDVSDRRNILGIAFLEDGQVIATPAHPPIADLDTLTPDWDLLDWEKYIYTPLNVRVAVPNYARGCPFTCRFCSQWKFWRKYRSGSPKRFVDEIEILVKKHKVGFFILADEEPTINKPKFIALCNELIERNLGVYWGINTRVTDILRDENELPLYRKAGLVHVSLGTEAAAQLKLNLFRKETTIEQNKRAIQLLKQNGMVAEAQFIMGLENETPETIEQTYHMALDWKPDMVNWNMFTPWPFSELFQELGDRVEVRDYSQYNFVTPIMKPNAMEREEVLKGVLRNYARFYMRKTIEYWFVKDPFKRKYLLGCLKAFAQTTLNKRFYNLKRVKYKGLHTEIELGFDESKILTPEQIAERKQQHPELKADVDFTGNISACGAPNDIEVSACGAPNDLPEYQGEEQDVPSMKI; via the coding sequence ATGCGTATCATGATGATTCAGCCCAACTATCATTCTGGTGGTGCTGAGATTGCTGGTAATTGGCCACCGAGTTGGGTTCCTTATGTTGGTGGAGCATTAAAGCAAGCCGGCTTTACCGATATCCGCTTTGTTGATGCGATGACAGACTATATTCCGGATGATGTTTTAGCAGAAATTATCGCTAAATATCAGCCGGATGTGGTATTAGCAACGGCAATCACACCGATGATTTACCAATCGCAAATCACTCTAAAAATTGTTAAAGAAGTTTGCCCTAACGCAAAAACAATTATGGGCGGGGTTCACCCTACCTATATGTATACTGAAGTTCTTACCGAAGCACCTTGGGTAGATTACATTATCCGTGGTGAAGGTGAAGAGATTACAGTTAATTTACTGCGCGCGATCGCCAATGGTACAGATGTGAGCGATCGCCGTAATATTTTAGGTATTGCCTTTTTAGAAGATGGTCAAGTAATCGCTACACCAGCTCATCCGCCAATTGCGGATTTAGATACCCTCACCCCAGATTGGGATCTTTTAGATTGGGAGAAATATATTTACACTCCTCTCAACGTGCGGGTAGCTGTACCCAACTATGCAAGAGGATGTCCATTTACTTGCCGTTTTTGCTCCCAGTGGAAATTCTGGCGCAAATACCGTTCCGGTTCTCCTAAGCGCTTTGTTGATGAAATTGAAATCTTGGTGAAAAAGCACAAAGTAGGCTTTTTCATTTTGGCGGACGAAGAACCGACAATCAACAAACCCAAATTTATTGCGCTATGTAACGAATTAATCGAGCGTAATTTGGGCGTGTATTGGGGAATTAATACCCGAGTCACAGATATTTTGCGCGATGAAAATGAATTACCTTTATATCGCAAAGCTGGACTAGTTCACGTTTCTTTAGGAACAGAAGCAGCCGCTCAATTAAAGTTGAATTTGTTCCGCAAAGAAACGACAATTGAACAAAATAAGCGGGCAATCCAACTGTTAAAACAAAATGGTATGGTTGCCGAAGCACAATTCATTATGGGTTTAGAGAACGAAACCCCAGAGACAATCGAACAAACCTATCACATGGCACTGGATTGGAAACCAGACATGGTGAACTGGAATATGTTTACCCCATGGCCATTTTCCGAATTATTCCAAGAATTAGGCGATCGCGTCGAAGTGCGAGATTATTCGCAATACAACTTTGTTACGCCGATCATGAAGCCAAACGCAATGGAACGGGAAGAGGTTCTCAAAGGCGTGTTGCGGAACTATGCTCGGTTCTATATGCGTAAAACGATAGAGTATTGGTTTGTTAAAGATCCCTTTAAGCGGAAATATCTTTTAGGCTGCTTAAAGGCTTTTGCTCAAACTACTCTTAACAAACGCTTCTACAACCTGAAGCGGGTGAAATATAAAGGACTGCATACAGAAATCGAATTAGGTTTTGATGAGTCCAAGATTCTCACTCCCGAACAAATTGCTGAACGTAAGCAACAACATCCCGAATTAAAAGCAGATGTTGATTTTACAGGCAATATTTCCGCTTGTGGCGCACCTAACGACATTGAGGTTTCCGCTTGTGGCGCACCCAACGATCTTCCGGAATATCAAGGTGAAGAACAGGATGTACCCAGCATGAAAATTTAA
- the hemN gene encoding oxygen-independent coproporphyrinogen III oxidase translates to MKLATQTVQFNSELLRKYDQALPRYTSYPPATELQENFGELDLRSGIAVGNYKNTPLSLYFHIPFCETACYFCGCNTIITQKKEIVEPYLNHVVRNLEQFSGVISPKRKVHQLHFGGGTPNYLTMQQMDFLWNKINRKFNLDEQAEVSIEINPRYVDKNYIFFLKNLGFNRISFGIQDFNLQVQEAINRVQPEKMLFDVMEWIRDAGFESVNVDLIYGLPYQSLATFKNTIQKSIKLDPDRIAVFNFAYVPWMKPIQRKIPQSELPQASEKLEILKMTIEELTANGYWFIGMDHFAKPNDELTIAQKEGQLHRNFQGYTTKPESDLFGFGITSISMLHDVYVQNIKQLKSYYQAIDTGLMPIEKGVSLNRDDILRRTVIMELMCQFQLSINDVEEKYHIAFDTDFNEYFARELSELRLLEADGLIRMIPNGIEVTPSGRLLIRNIASVFDAHTRKRKNAAFSKAI, encoded by the coding sequence ATGAAACTTGCAACGCAAACAGTCCAATTCAACTCGGAGTTACTCAGAAAGTACGACCAAGCTTTGCCTCGATATACCAGTTATCCGCCAGCAACGGAGTTACAAGAAAATTTTGGCGAGTTGGATTTGCGATCGGGTATTGCGGTTGGCAATTATAAAAATACTCCCCTGTCTCTCTATTTCCATATTCCTTTTTGTGAAACTGCTTGCTATTTTTGCGGTTGTAACACAATCATTACTCAAAAGAAAGAAATTGTAGAGCCATATTTAAACCATGTGGTGCGTAACCTCGAACAGTTTTCTGGCGTAATTTCTCCAAAACGTAAAGTGCATCAATTACATTTTGGAGGAGGAACACCTAATTATTTAACGATGCAGCAGATGGATTTTTTATGGAACAAAATCAATCGCAAATTCAACTTGGATGAACAAGCAGAAGTTTCTATAGAAATTAATCCTAGATATGTAGATAAAAACTATATATTTTTCTTAAAAAATTTAGGCTTTAATCGCATTAGCTTTGGTATTCAAGACTTTAATTTGCAAGTCCAAGAAGCTATTAACCGTGTCCAACCAGAAAAGATGCTGTTTGATGTCATGGAATGGATTCGGGATGCTGGATTTGAGAGCGTTAACGTTGATTTAATTTATGGCTTACCTTACCAAAGCCTTGCTACCTTTAAAAACACCATTCAAAAATCCATCAAACTCGATCCAGATAGAATTGCAGTTTTTAACTTTGCTTATGTACCTTGGATGAAGCCTATACAAAGAAAGATTCCGCAATCGGAATTACCTCAGGCTTCAGAAAAATTAGAAATTCTGAAGATGACTATTGAAGAATTAACTGCGAATGGTTATTGGTTTATTGGTATGGATCACTTTGCCAAACCCAATGATGAATTAACCATTGCTCAAAAAGAAGGTCAACTTCATAGAAACTTCCAAGGCTACACTACAAAACCCGAATCAGATTTATTTGGCTTTGGTATTACTTCAATTAGTATGCTGCATGATGTTTATGTGCAAAATATTAAGCAGCTAAAGAGTTACTATCAAGCAATTGATACAGGCTTAATGCCAATTGAAAAAGGAGTAAGTCTCAACCGAGATGATATTCTCCGCCGAACTGTCATCATGGAACTTATGTGTCAGTTCCAATTGTCAATTAATGACGTTGAAGAAAAATATCATATAGCTTTTGATACGGATTTTAATGAATATTTTGCTAGAGAATTATCTGAGTTGCGATTGCTAGAAGCTGATGGACTGATTCGGATGATACCTAATGGTATTGAGGTAACACCGAGCGGTAGATTACTCATCCGCAACATTGCCTCAGTCTTCGATGCTCATACCAGAAAGCGAAAAAATGCAGCTTTTTCTAAAGCAATTTAA
- a CDS encoding heme oxygenase (biliverdin-producing) has protein sequence MSSDLASKLREGTKQSHTMAENTAFMKCFLKGIVEIEPFRKLIANLYLVYSALEEQLQRYSTHPVVSLIYFPILNRKANLEKDLAFYYGENWREQIVALEASKTYVARINEVAETEPALLVAHAYVRYMGDLSGGQSLKKIIRSALDLPPDQGTGLHEFEQLPSVEAMRAFKGQYRDALNALPVDDALAEKIVAEANYAFALNRDVVHELEDDVRIAIGDHVFDLITRQDKPGSTERSPGNNSVELVAAD, from the coding sequence ATGAGTAGCGATCTAGCAAGCAAGTTGCGGGAAGGAACAAAACAATCCCATACAATGGCGGAAAATACAGCCTTCATGAAGTGTTTTCTCAAAGGGATTGTCGAAATAGAGCCTTTCCGCAAACTAATAGCTAACTTGTATTTAGTTTATAGCGCTTTAGAAGAACAACTTCAGCGTTATAGTACTCATCCTGTAGTGAGTCTGATTTATTTTCCCATATTGAACCGTAAAGCTAATTTGGAAAAGGATTTGGCTTTTTACTACGGTGAGAACTGGCGAGAGCAAATCGTAGCGCTGGAAGCCAGTAAAACTTATGTAGCGCGCATCAATGAAGTTGCTGAAACTGAACCTGCATTACTAGTAGCTCATGCCTATGTGCGCTATATGGGAGACTTGTCTGGGGGTCAAAGTTTAAAGAAAATTATCCGTTCAGCGCTAGACTTACCACCAGATCAAGGTACTGGATTGCATGAATTTGAACAATTACCATCGGTTGAAGCCATGAGAGCATTTAAAGGTCAATATCGTGATGCTTTAAATGCATTACCAGTAGATGATGCTTTAGCCGAGAAAATTGTCGCAGAAGCAAATTATGCTTTTGCACTCAATCGCGATGTTGTCCATGAGTTAGAAGATGATGTGAGAATTGCAATTGGCGATCATGTTTTTGACTTGATTACACGCCAGGATAAACCCGGTAGCACAGAACGTTCGCCTGGTAATAATTCAGTAGAACTTGTCGCTGCTGACTAA
- a CDS encoding HpsJ family protein, whose amino-acid sequence MHESSVYKLIDTEVSKLNKTVNSLEGIINICRWVGYSMLIMAFIDIIDVIFPVQIMNPVWEFQTMGALVDRVAIPLVSLLLVLFGKLENRSFLELHILRFISRLTLLVGLLYILLIPVGVSNTVRLYSNNVDQFNQEYKQQLSQVNQLEEQLTKATPSELDTILQRQGHSLDGNNPQEVKNQLLLQIKHSREELKTKAEDKKYSENLRLFKNSVKWNIGALISGFLFIAIWKRTLWARNGNSSS is encoded by the coding sequence ATGCATGAATCAAGCGTATATAAATTAATTGATACAGAAGTATCAAAACTGAATAAAACAGTGAATTCCCTAGAAGGGATAATTAATATTTGCCGTTGGGTCGGCTATAGTATGCTCATAATGGCATTTATTGATATTATTGACGTTATCTTTCCCGTCCAAATAATGAACCCAGTTTGGGAATTTCAAACCATGGGTGCACTAGTAGACCGGGTAGCTATACCTTTGGTTTCATTATTACTAGTATTGTTTGGTAAGCTGGAAAATCGCTCATTTTTGGAATTACATATTTTAAGATTTATTTCCAGGTTAACTTTGTTAGTTGGTTTACTATATATATTACTTATTCCAGTTGGAGTAAGTAACACTGTAAGGTTGTATAGCAACAATGTTGACCAATTTAATCAAGAGTACAAGCAACAATTGTCTCAAGTTAATCAGTTGGAAGAACAACTAACCAAAGCTACCCCCTCAGAATTAGATACTATTCTTCAGCGCCAAGGCCATTCCTTAGATGGTAACAATCCTCAAGAAGTCAAAAATCAACTCCTGCTACAGATTAAACACTCCAGGGAAGAACTAAAAACAAAAGCAGAAGATAAAAAATATTCTGAAAATTTGCGGCTGTTCAAAAATTCTGTGAAATGGAATATAGGAGCATTGATATCTGGATTTTTATTCATTGCTATTTGGAAAAGAACTCTCTGGGCAAGAAATGGTAATAGCTCTTCGTAG
- a CDS encoding cyanoexosortase A system-associated protein — protein MIFWKQTRIPFLAFTFIIGALVTAKVILRSNLDKSKIHTFTFPEKVSLPQGQASLIAPIETSSKKQKHPELFAQSQYQYIKNNLPVDIEMRYLKNLYNADVNFLIQNYTFSTSSATVHQKEGIGYYGLGIEQQKAYLSACINPRGGSTFTHAQYRNNRYFKDISFERLLPLLKGEEPLLDKRCLWVYISIPVQHSSPDASYKILENIWASWYKWWQPRFPKV, from the coding sequence GTGATATTCTGGAAACAAACCCGCATTCCATTTTTAGCATTTACCTTTATCATAGGAGCATTAGTTACAGCTAAAGTCATCCTTAGATCGAATCTAGATAAATCCAAAATTCACACCTTTACTTTCCCTGAAAAAGTATCTCTGCCACAAGGACAAGCTAGTTTAATTGCGCCCATAGAAACATCGAGTAAAAAACAAAAACATCCAGAACTTTTTGCCCAAAGCCAATATCAATATATAAAAAATAACTTACCAGTAGATATCGAAATGCGATATCTAAAAAATTTATACAATGCAGATGTTAATTTCCTGATCCAAAACTATACTTTTAGCACATCTTCTGCCACTGTCCATCAAAAAGAAGGAATTGGCTATTACGGTTTAGGAATAGAGCAGCAAAAAGCTTATCTCAGTGCTTGCATTAATCCCCGAGGTGGTAGTACTTTTACTCATGCACAGTACAGAAACAATCGCTATTTTAAAGACATAAGCTTTGAGCGTTTATTACCTTTATTAAAAGGCGAAGAGCCACTTTTAGACAAGCGTTGTCTCTGGGTATATATATCAATTCCTGTACAGCATTCTTCACCTGACGCTAGCTATAAAATTCTAGAAAATATTTGGGCTTCATGGTATAAATGGTGGCAGCCAAGATTTCCTAAAGTCTAA
- the crtA gene encoding cyanoexosortase A — MRYAQYQTKFILQNPQLWLLGIGTCLVTIHLSWISKNSSSESFLIHIIFLIFVCSSIKEKYYNLNLESGAISSCLGFLLVTLVFLIHIIQLNYGGLVPFYPLISGFGLVLLASDFKGLKQYQTELLALFGLTSHTLLSIFGFGGNIALLTAKFANSVLWYTGFKVARSGLQIILPTGNITVYPPCAGMNVIVNLWSLGLLFTLVFNLNWKQKILVPMVAAIIGFVGNGVRVALMAILFAQGNKQAFEYWHEGNGSFVFAMISALIFGCFCWVLLSKNQRKNQNTMEC; from the coding sequence ATGAGATACGCCCAATATCAGACAAAATTTATCCTCCAAAATCCTCAACTATGGCTTTTAGGAATAGGAACCTGTTTAGTAACTATTCATTTAAGTTGGATTTCAAAAAATAGCAGTAGTGAATCTTTCTTGATACATATAATATTTTTAATTTTTGTATGTTCTTCAATCAAAGAAAAATACTATAACTTAAATCTAGAAAGTGGTGCTATTTCTAGTTGTTTAGGTTTTTTATTGGTTACTTTAGTCTTTTTGATTCATATAATTCAGCTAAATTATGGTGGTTTAGTGCCGTTCTATCCTTTAATTTCTGGCTTTGGGCTAGTACTATTAGCCTCTGACTTTAAAGGTTTGAAACAATATCAAACAGAATTGCTAGCACTGTTTGGTCTTACCTCACACACATTACTATCTATCTTTGGATTTGGTGGCAATATAGCACTACTTACTGCTAAATTTGCCAACTCTGTTCTTTGGTATACAGGCTTTAAAGTTGCTCGTTCTGGATTGCAAATTATATTGCCAACTGGGAATATAACAGTATATCCTCCTTGTGCTGGCATGAACGTTATTGTTAATTTGTGGAGTTTAGGCTTACTTTTTACCTTAGTTTTTAATCTCAACTGGAAGCAAAAAATTCTTGTACCAATGGTAGCTGCAATCATTGGATTTGTTGGTAATGGGGTACGAGTTGCACTTATGGCTATCCTATTTGCACAAGGCAATAAGCAAGCATTTGAATACTGGCATGAGGGGAATGGTTCTTTTGTTTTTGCAATGATTAGTGCCCTAATTTTTGGCTGTTTCTGCTGGGTTTTACTCAGTAAAAATCAACGAAAAAATCAAAACACTATGGAGTGCTAA
- a CDS encoding PEP-CTERM sorting domain-containing protein (PEP-CTERM proteins occur, often in large numbers, in the proteomes of bacteria that also encode an exosortase, a predicted intramembrane cysteine proteinase. The presence of a PEP-CTERM domain at a protein's C-terminus predicts cleavage within the sorting domain, followed by covalent anchoring to some some component of the (usually Gram-negative) cell surface. Many PEP-CTERM proteins exhibit an unusual sequence composition that includes large numbers of potential glycosylation sites. Expression of one such protein has been shown restore the ability of a bacterium to form floc, a type of biofilm.) — MFSNLNSKLYIFMMCLCICTATTKFLFWRLFSMRWAKKLGIATFGLAIGLAGVGLPSAAQALVFDFSYTAGSNTASGTLTTNDTPDGSGYYIIQGITGFRNTEAITGVVSTNGYTNNNNLFNPTAPYFTGEGFSYTVASGSVNIRAGLEFDPSFTSKIVSDFTASAGAPEPSDIGGLAILLGIGGLMVRKFKSSQKSTTFIAETKAKTLVS, encoded by the coding sequence ATGTTTTCAAATTTAAATAGCAAATTATACATCTTTATGATGTGTTTATGCATTTGTACTGCAACTACAAAATTTTTATTTTGGAGACTTTTCTCAATGAGATGGGCTAAGAAGCTTGGGATTGCTACTTTTGGTCTTGCTATCGGGTTGGCTGGTGTGGGTTTGCCTTCTGCCGCACAAGCTTTAGTGTTTGATTTTTCGTATACTGCTGGTAGTAACACGGCTAGTGGAACTTTGACTACTAACGACACCCCTGATGGCTCTGGTTATTACATAATTCAGGGCATAACTGGGTTTAGAAATACAGAAGCCATAACCGGAGTAGTTAGTACAAATGGTTATACAAACAATAATAACTTGTTTAACCCAACTGCGCCGTATTTCACGGGTGAAGGCTTTTCTTATACAGTTGCTAGTGGAAGCGTGAATATAAGAGCTGGGCTTGAATTTGATCCTAGTTTTACTAGCAAAATTGTAAGCGACTTTACTGCTAGTGCAGGCGCTCCTGAACCATCCGATATTGGAGGTTTAGCCATATTATTAGGTATAGGTGGGTTAATGGTACGTAAGTTTAAAAGCTCGCAAAAGTCAACCACATTCATTGCTGAAACAAAAGCGAAAACCCTCGTTTCTTAA